GCAGTCCTCATCAGGTGCCCCCGGCACGGACACTTCCCCGTCCACGACTCCGGGCGCGATGCCCCCGCGTACACTCTCCGCCGCGGAAGCTCCCGGCACGGACACCTCTCCATCCTGGACTCCCGGCGCGACGCTCCCGCGAGCGACATCCGCCCCATCGCGGACGCGCGCGGCGCTCGCGCTTCGCTTGCTCCTGGCCGCCCCTCGCGGCAGGGGAGCGCCAATGCCCGGGGAAGCCGCCACCTCGCGCGCCAGCAGCGCCAGCGGACCGTCCGCGACCCCACGCGCGGGGCCCGTCAGGCGCGAGCGGAACACCGCCATCAACCGCTCGGCGGCGAGCGCCCCGGCACGCACCTGCTCCGCGTCCGCACCGGGCGCCATGCCCCGGACGAGCGAACCCGTCCACGCGGCCACCTCGGGCAGGCTCCCCGGGTCGAGCCCCAGCAACGCCCCGACGGCCTGGACCGGCAGCCGGAACGCCAGCTCCCGGAGCGAGACCTCCTCCTCCAGGAGCCTCCGCGCCTGGCGCCGTCCCTGCTCCACGTCCTGCCCGGCGCCGAACGTCCGCAGCAGCCCCACGAGCGCGCGTCGGACCGCGAGGTGGAACGGCCCATCGTTCATCCGCGCCAACCGCCGGAACACCTCCGCCGAGGCCAGCCCCTGGAGCCCCCGGGGAACAGGCTCCGACGGAGGCCGGACCCGGCACGCGGGGGACGACAACACCGCCCCCACCGCCCGGGCGCTGGACGCGACCCACAGGCCCAGCGCGTCATCCCGGTAGAGGGGACGACGCGTGACGAGGTCCGCGTAGAAGGGATACGGGTCCGGATGCGTGGCGGCGGCGACCGGATTCGATGGCGGCATGGATAGGTCCTCCAGCCGCCGTGGACCCGACACGGGCCTCACGGCGACGAAGACCTTCTAGGGCCGCTCCAAGGCGTCACGTTTCGGCCGTCGCCGAAACGTCGGGACGCTAGACGCGCCGCTCCACCCGCGACGGCTCGGAGCCCCCCAGGCCGCCGAACCAGTCGAGCGTGCGCTGCAGCGGCGCGCGCCCCTCGGCCGTCGAGGGCGTGAAGACCCAGAGGAGGAAGTAGACCAGCGGCAGCGTGCCCCCGGTGAAGAGCGTCGCGACGACCACCGCCACCCGGACCCACGCCACGTCGACGCCCAGCTCACGCGCCAGCATCGCGCACACGCCCGCCACCGCGCGCCCACCACCGCCCCGGTGCATCCGCGACG
This region of Myxococcus stipitatus genomic DNA includes:
- a CDS encoding PspC domain-containing protein, whose amino-acid sequence is MEARKRCAECAEEMMLEATRCPHCGGRTSRMHRGGGGRAVAGVCAMLARELGVDVAWVRVAVVVATLFTGGTLPLVYFLLWVFTPSTAEGRAPLQRTLDWFGGLGGSEPSRVERRV
- a CDS encoding cytochrome P450, giving the protein MPPSNPVAAATHPDPYPFYADLVTRRPLYRDDALGLWVASSARAVGAVLSSPACRVRPPSEPVPRGLQGLASAEVFRRLARMNDGPFHLAVRRALVGLLRTFGAGQDVEQGRRQARRLLEEEVSLRELAFRLPVQAVGALLGLDPGSLPEVAAWTGSLVRGMAPGADAEQVRAGALAAERLMAVFRSRLTGPARGVADGPLALLAREVAASPGIGAPLPRGAARSKRSASAARVRDGADVARGSVAPGVQDGEVSVPGASAAESVRGGIAPGVVDGEVSVPGAPDEDCAREVVAPDALGGDVSLSSPPEAECVEVVAANALGLLVQAHDATAGLLGNALRVLMADTGAHAEVLSRPSLLPRLLEEVLRYDPPVQNTRRFLAEDALIDGQAMAAGDGVLVLLAAANRDPAVHREPHRFDLHREPADTATFGQGLHACPGATLARSISLGALEVLLGTDLASHRAAFADVAFLPSVNGRVPLLPHLPLQLREETT